The Vibrio sp. 10N DNA window GAGCTGGGAAGAAGAATCTCGACGCTTGCGCAGCAAAGACATTTTGCCATGTCGTCTGTTGTTCCTTGATGAGGCAGCACGTCTTGATGCGAAGTCAATTGCGACCTTGTTTGAGCTTTGTGACCGTCAGGGTATGCAATTATTGATTGCAGCGCCTGAGAACATCAGTCCAGAGAAAGGGACCACGTATAAGCTAGTGCGTAAGGTGTTCAAAGACCATGAGCATGTACACGTTGTCGGTCTACGAGGCTTTGGTGAAAACAAGCGATTGGAACAAGCTGAGCAGTTAGTCGAACAGGCAACGGTTTAGTGAGCAAGGTTTAAGCCATGAAGTAAAATCCGATATTGGTTTCCAATATCGGATTTTTTGGTTCTGGACTAACGGTTCTATTTTTAGTTTACAACTTGTCTGCAGGTAGGACTCTCCCCATATTAAAGTGGTAGTCAAAATAATTTATTGTGCAGTGAGGAGCATTCATGAAAGGTATTATCTCAATCCAGTCTCATGTCGTGTATGGGCATGCAGGCAACAGTTCGGCCGTTTTCCCAATGCAAAGAATGGGGTTTGAGGTATGGCCAATTCATACTGTTCAGTTCTCGAATCATACCCAATATCAACAAGGGTGGAAGGGTAAGGCATTTTCAGCAGATGACATATCCGAGTTAATTTCAGGCATTGCCAGTATTGAGCAGCTCAAAAACTGCCAAGCGCTATTGTCTGGTTATCAGGGGAGTGCAGATCAATGTCTCGCAGTTCTTGATGCAGTGCGCCAAGTCAAAGCTCAAAATCCTGACGCAATTTATGTCTGTGACCCTGTCATGGGCGATCCAGAGAAGGGTTGCATTGTTCCGCAAGGGACGACTGAATACTTGGTCAACGATGTGATGCCAAGTGCCGATGTCATTGTGCCGAATCAATTTGAGCTGGCTCAGTTTACCAATATGGAAATTACGGACTTAGAGAGTGCGGTCGTTGCTTGCCAAAAGGCCCTGTCTCTGGGTCCTAAAGTGGTGTTGGTCAAACATCTACATAGTGTTTCTGATGACAAGTTTACCATGATGCTGGCGACAGAATCGGGATGTTTTATTGCGCAGCGTCCACACCTCAAATTTGCAAAGCAGCCAGTTGGGGTAGGGGATCTTATTTCTGCGCTATTTACTGCGGGACTTTTAAAAGGCTGGTCGGCCGAGCAAGCGTTTGAGCATGCCAATAATGCGAGCTATGCAGTGCTTAAGGAAACACAGCAAAGAGGAGAGTGGGAACTTCAGACCATAGCGGCGCAGGGAGAGTTAGTGGCACCAACGGAGCGATTTCCCATTGTAGAGGTGTAGAACTGGTATACGTTGTTGATCGCTTAAAGCTGGGCTTTTAGTGAACTTCAATCTGTTCTTCAACCAGAAGGACAACAATATCGTCATCCCCTTGAAAAAGGGGATCTTTCACAGCGCACTGTGTACTTTAATTGAACGACTAGTCACATGTTTTTAGTTTTCCACACGCTGTGGAAGATCCTCACTTTCGTGAGGATGATGCGATGGGCAGTGAGGATGACGCGATGTAAAGTGATCAGTTGAGGAAGGTACTTGTAGAAAACTAGCTCTCAATTTTTTTTAAGAGATCACCTTTCACTATCTCAAGTGCCTCTAAGGCCACTTTCGGATCGATCTCATTGCTCTCCAGTAAGAAGATCAGATCCACAGCGAGTTTGATTTCCTCTGGAGCACTGTCTAAGCCCGTTTCATTCGACATTAGATAAATTTCATCCTTTGATTGATCGTATATTGAATCTGGTTCATAGCACTGCGGCAGCGTTGCAGTCTTTGCTCTGTCTCGATCAGTGATTGCTGATCTTGTGGGTTCTGTTCTTTATCGCGAACTAACTGACAAAGTTTTTGCTCCCATACCTTATGCTGAGCAAGTGACGCTTTAAGTTCAGCCAATGATTTTTGCTGAGCCGAATCTTGTTTAATATTAGGAGTTGTTGCGAGTACTCTTTCTAGCGCTTCTAACTGGCATGAAAACTTATCAACGAGTGTTTCAGATGTACTATGGCTTGCTGAAATCTGGCTAAGCGTAACAATTTTATTCAGTAAGGACTCGGTTTCAATGACGCAAGGTAAGATACGAAAACCACTGGATTGAAATAGATGTTCATCAAACAGTCGTACCTTTACCTGCTTATTTGATTCATCAAATGCTTTGGCCTTTTGCTTGAGAATGTGTAATCGTGACTTGAGTTGCTCGAGTTTCATCCGCCGTATACTCTAATGCCGTGGCCTATAGCCATGCGTCATAGGCAAGTTTGATTGCTAGGATACTCACTACCGTTACAAAGATAGGTCTTATAAATTTAGCACCAAATTTAATGGCCGAATGTGCGCCAATATACGCACCAACCATTAAACAGACACCCATGGTTAGGCCAAGCACCCAGTTAATATGGCCAAGCACCGCAAAGGTGATAAGCGATGTAAAATTACTGGTGAAGTTCATCGCTTTGGATAGGCCAGAAGCAAACAGGATGTTTAGGCGATAAAGTGCCATCGAGCTTACCGTCCAAAACGCGCCTGTACCGGGGCCAGCTACGCCGTCATAGAAGCCAAGAGATAACCCTTGAAGGTACTGCTTACGATTGAATTTAGGGCATCCAACGTTCACTTTGCTATGCTCCCCTTGAGGAGAGCGATGGAAAACGGTGTAAAGCGCTGCAGCTAGAATCACAAGCGGAAGAACTTTTTCTAACCACTCGGTGCTGATCATATCGACGACAAGAGTTCCAAGCGTGGCACCAATTAAGGTTGCCACAAAAGCCCGCATCCAGCACTCAGGTCTAAACAGTCTTTTACGGTAATAAGTAAAAGCCGCGGTCGATGAAGCGAATGTCGCCGCGAGTTTGTTGGTGCCAAGGGCGATATGCGGAGGCAGGCCTAAAGACAGCAATGCTGGTACAGTGAGCATGCCACCGCCACCGGCGACGGCATCAATAAAACCCGCAGCAAAAGCGACGATAGCCAAAATAACCAACATACTTGGTTCGATAAATTCCATCGAGACGAAAGACCCTTAGTATTCTATTGTTCTTTTAAATGGGGGTAGGGAATCAAGCAAAGATTTGCCATACCTTTTAGTGACGATTCGCCTATCCAGAATATAGAGGGTGCCACAGTCCCTTTCTTTCCTCAGCAAACGGCCCGCCGATTGTATCAGCTTTTTACTGGCTTCTGGAACTGTAATCTGGAGAAATGCATTACCACCTTTGCTTTCGATATATTCCGCATGAGCTTGCTCGATAGGAGAGGTGGGTACAGCGAACGGTATTTTGGTGATCACTAAGTTCTCTAGTAGTTCGCCAGGCAAATCCAGTCCTTCTGAAAAGCTCCCTGTTCCAAAAAGTACGCTGGTTTTTCCTGACTGAGTCAGGGTTTTATGTTTATTTAGGATTTCTGAGCGTGATTTTTCACCTTGAGTTTGCAAATGCCAACCCTTGAGAGCGAATTTGGTTTTGAGTTCGTCCGCGACTTTGTTCATTTGCCAATATGAAGAGAACAGTACGAGATTGCTTTTACCCTCTTCGATGATAGTAGGTATTTTTTCTACCAGTTCATCGGTAAACTGAGGTGCTTGTGGCTCATTGTTCATTTTTGGCACAATCAACTCGGCTTGCTCTGCGTAGTTAAACGGCGACGCTAAGGCTAAGAACTGCACGCCATCGTCGTCTTTTTGGCTGATTCCCGCTTGGTGACAGAAAAAAGAGAAAGAGTTAAGGGCACGCATGGTTGCTGAAACCAGCACAGCACCAATGCAGCGTGACCAAATTTGTTGGTCTAACTGCCAGCCCACTTCGAGAGGCGCAACACTCACGAGGTGGTCGCCTTCTCGCTCCTTGCTTTTCTCAATCCATCTCGCCAGTGGGGCGCCTTTTTCTTTTTGTGGCTCCGCCATTAAACGCCAAACAGCTGCGAGATTGTCGAATCTTTGGATATAAAAGCCGAGTTCGGCCAATGCTGGCTCTGCAAGTTTAGCGCTGACTTCACCATCTTTTAGACGCTCTGATATGAGGTCGGCTATTTTGGCCGAGGCTTGAGCCCCTTTTTGCGAATATTGCTTAAGTACTTTCGCTTGTTCTTCTAGCCATGAAGGCAGCTCGCCATTTTCAAATCGACAGCTGCCTTCTTCGAAGGGTAAGCCGCTGCAGTAGGTATTGACCTCCCCAAGTAGTGGAATCAGTTGCTGGATTGCATCTTGTAGCTCGTTTCTGAATCGACTCACGCGCTTTTCATCCGCTAACCCTGAAAACTTGCTAGCAGACTGATTGAGTCTTTCCAGCCAACTGCCGGCACTTTTTAACGTTGCAGATGCAGAGGCATGGTCTCTTGCCACGTGAGGGAGGTGATGTGCTTCATCGAAGATGAAGATGGTGTTTTCTGGCTCGGGAAGAATAACGCCACCCCCTAGGTCTGCATCGGCCATGACCAAACTGTGGTTAGCGATAATCACATCGTTTTTGTCTAGCTCGGAGCGAGCTTTGGAAAAAGGACAACTACGATGTGCTGGCAAGCTGTTATTGCAGCTATGCTTTTCACTGACGATGGTTTGCCATATGGCATCATCAATCGGTTTTGGCCAGGAGTCTCGGTCACCGTCCCATTTACCTTGCGATAATTTCTCATACATAAGCTGCAATTGAGCAATATCTGATGCTTTCGGTTTAGCTTCAAACATCGCCATTTGGCCACCATCAGCACCGCATGCGACTGCCAGCTTCTCAGCACAGCAATACCGTTGCCTACCCTTAGCAATGATAAAAGAGAAGTTTTGATCCGTGATACGTCGGAATAGCGGCAAATCTTTGTTCAGTAATTGCTCTTGCAGTGCCACTGTAGCGGTAGAAATCACCACTTTACGATTGTTCTGAACCGCAACAGGAATCGCAGCCATTAAATAAGAGAGACTTTTACCAATTCCTGTGCCGGCTTCGGCCACGATCATGCGTGTCGATTTGTGGTATTGGCCACAAAGTGTTTTAGCGATTTCTGAAACAAGGTAGTTCTGGGCACGCCTAGGAACAAAGTTATCTAACTGGTTTTGTAAGTTTTGATAACTCTGGCGAATGGATGTTTGGATTTTACTGGTCAGCATGATGAGCCCTATGTAGACGAGCGGCGAGTGTACCACACTTCGAGGTGCGAAAAATATCAGCAAGTAAGTGCACATTTACGGCGGATATTTAGATCGAAATCACAAAATCTAAGTGAACTTTCATTGATGAGGATATTTTTCATTTTGTAAAAAATATAAAACTCCAAAAAATATATCTTGCTAGTGATTTATTCTAAATTGACGCTATTGTAGTAGGTGTTGTTGGAGTGTTGTATAGGTTTGGGCTTTGAAATCCTTGCTGAGCTTGTAATTGAAAGGTGTTCAAAAAACTTGCGCTCAGTCACGGGGTTTTTATTAAGTTGATGAAATTTAAGGTTTTATATAATTTTGAGTTTTTTGTTTAGAGTGTTTGACAAGTCCTTATAACTTTTGCATTCTTGGTTCCGAGATTTAAAGACGCTAAGTCAACCAAAGGACAAAAGGTTGTCGTTCTTATGGAAGATTTAGACGTCACATATATTAAAAAAGGGAACCGAAAAGGAATTCCCATCTAAGAAAAGGCAGTGGATTATCATGAAAAAAACTCTAGTAGCTTTAGCTGTACTAGCAGCTGGTTCTGCGCAAGCAGGTATCGAACTTTACAACCAAGACAAAGTAACTGTTAACATGACAGGTGACGTTGAGGTTGTTTACAAGAAAGCTGAAACTGAAGGCGCTGAATTCCAACAAGAAATTCAAGACGCAGACTTCGGTTTTGACACTCGTTACGCAGTAAACGACGATCTACAAATCGGCGCATACTGGGAATTCTCTGGCGACAAAGGCCAAGCGGACACTGGTGACGTTTACATGGCGTTCTACTCTCAGTCTGTAGGTTCTATCAAGTTTGGTAAGACTGCTACTGCACTTGATGATGCAGGTATCGGCGGCGACTACCAGTTCGGCATCAACTCTTTCTTCAGCAATGGTACTCCATTCTCTGGTGACGAAGCAGTTCGCTACGACATCGACAAAGGCACTTTCTACGGTACAGTTGCATTCCTACAAGATAAGAACCAAAACAACGGTCTTGGTGAAGACGGCACTTACTTTGATGCTAAACTAGGTGCACGTGTTGCTGACTTTGACTTTACTGGTTTCGTAGGTAAAGCTAAGTTCAAAGGCACTACTTCTAAAACGACTCAAAAAGTAGAGCTTGACGCTAACGGTGATGCTACAGGTAACATCATTAACCAAACTGTAACTACTCCATTTGACGCAGACGAAACTCTATACGCTCTAGAAGCTCGTTACGCTGGTGTTGAGAACCTAAACCTAGCAGCAGGTTACTACTCACTAGACGGTGACGCAAAAGTTCCTGGTGTAGACGTTAAAACTGATACATTCGGTCTATCTGCAGACTACACATTCAATGCAGTAACTGTAGGCGCTGGTTACAGCCGCTCTTCTACGGACCTTGCTAACTCTGAAGACCAAAACAACTGGTACCTAAACGCAGCTTACTCTCTAGCTCCTTCAACTAAAGCTTACGCGGAAGTTGGTGGTAACGATGCAGACAACAGCCAAACTGGTATCGCTATCGGTCTTAAAGCTGAATTCTAATCCAGCTTTAATATAGATACTCTAAGCCACCCTATTGGGTGGCTTTTTTGATCGCTGAATAAAATGTCTCAATAAAGCTAAAAAAAGCTTTAGTTAAAAAAATGCTGTGGCATGATTGGAGGCGTACCGAGTGTTTGTAGGTGCAAAGGCCTAATTAAGGAGAGTTAGTCACGTGAAAAAGTCTGTTATCACGGTTTTATTGGCAGCAAGTTCTGCTTTCGGTGTAAGCGCTGCCACTTTAACGCCAATGAATGGTGTGTCGTTGCTGTATGTCAATGGACAGGAAGCTGAATCGAAAATACGTTCGAATGACGTTGAATCTGGCACTACTCAAGTGGTGGTGCGTATGGATAAAAAAGTGGGACGCGGAAGCAGTCAATCGGTTTACACGTCCGCTCCTTATGTCATCACTTTTAATATCAGTGGTGACGAAGTTAAGATTAACCACCCTGTGGCACGCAGCAAGCAAGAAGCAAGCGCAGCATTTCGTTTACCTGAGCCAGAGTGGCGCATTACTCAAGATGGCAATACCTTATCTTATACCGTCGAAAAGCTTAAAGGTCGTGACGGAGCGTTCCCTTATTCGGGGATCAGTGAGCTAATTGCTGATTACAATGAGCAACGTGGAATCACATTCTCAGGCCAGCCAGCAAATGAAGGGGTAGCCGCGACCACCGCAGCAGCTACAACCGCAGCAGTTGCCTCGTCAGCACCTAAAGCTGAAGCTGTGAAAGTCTCTAAGTCTAAAACAGCAGTGGCCAGTGCTGAGTCAACGAATATGGAACAGCTTCAAGCACTGTATCTAAAAGCCTCTAAAGCTGAACGTAAAGAATTTCGTAAGTGGATGATTGATCAAGACTAATTGATCGGTCGAATCTCAATTATTTATTAAGGGGCTAAATGCCCCTTTTTTGTATCTAACTAACAGGAAACTAACCCTAGTTTGCTCAGAACTAGGTTATCATTACTCTTATTGTCCTGTTGTTAACGTCTAATCTGTGAACCGTCTATTTTCTCTGATTCAACGCTTTCCAAAGCTTGTTCTTCTCTTTGTCGTCTTCATTACTGGTGTTGCTAGCTGGT harbors:
- the pdxY gene encoding pyridoxal kinase PdxY, giving the protein MKGIISIQSHVVYGHAGNSSAVFPMQRMGFEVWPIHTVQFSNHTQYQQGWKGKAFSADDISELISGIASIEQLKNCQALLSGYQGSADQCLAVLDAVRQVKAQNPDAIYVCDPVMGDPEKGCIVPQGTTEYLVNDVMPSADVIVPNQFELAQFTNMEITDLESAVVACQKALSLGPKVVLVKHLHSVSDDKFTMMLATESGCFIAQRPHLKFAKQPVGVGDLISALFTAGLLKGWSAEQAFEHANNASYAVLKETQQRGEWELQTIAAQGELVAPTERFPIVEV
- the rsmS gene encoding pleiotropic regulatory protein RsmS, encoding MSNETGLDSAPEEIKLAVDLIFLLESNEIDPKVALEALEIVKGDLLKKIES
- the priC gene encoding primosomal replication protein PriC; the encoded protein is MKLEQLKSRLHILKQKAKAFDESNKQVKVRLFDEHLFQSSGFRILPCVIETESLLNKIVTLSQISASHSTSETLVDKFSCQLEALERVLATTPNIKQDSAQQKSLAELKASLAQHKVWEQKLCQLVRDKEQNPQDQQSLIETEQRLQRCRSAMNQIQYTINQRMKFI
- a CDS encoding sulfite exporter TauE/SafE family protein; this translates as MEFIEPSMLVILAIVAFAAGFIDAVAGGGGMLTVPALLSLGLPPHIALGTNKLAATFASSTAAFTYYRKRLFRPECWMRAFVATLIGATLGTLVVDMISTEWLEKVLPLVILAAALYTVFHRSPQGEHSKVNVGCPKFNRKQYLQGLSLGFYDGVAGPGTGAFWTVSSMALYRLNILFASGLSKAMNFTSNFTSLITFAVLGHINWVLGLTMGVCLMVGAYIGAHSAIKFGAKFIRPIFVTVVSILAIKLAYDAWL
- the dinG gene encoding ATP-dependent DNA helicase DinG, with translation MLTSKIQTSIRQSYQNLQNQLDNFVPRRAQNYLVSEIAKTLCGQYHKSTRMIVAEAGTGIGKSLSYLMAAIPVAVQNNRKVVISTATVALQEQLLNKDLPLFRRITDQNFSFIIAKGRQRYCCAEKLAVACGADGGQMAMFEAKPKASDIAQLQLMYEKLSQGKWDGDRDSWPKPIDDAIWQTIVSEKHSCNNSLPAHRSCPFSKARSELDKNDVIIANHSLVMADADLGGGVILPEPENTIFIFDEAHHLPHVARDHASASATLKSAGSWLERLNQSASKFSGLADEKRVSRFRNELQDAIQQLIPLLGEVNTYCSGLPFEEGSCRFENGELPSWLEEQAKVLKQYSQKGAQASAKIADLISERLKDGEVSAKLAEPALAELGFYIQRFDNLAAVWRLMAEPQKEKGAPLARWIEKSKEREGDHLVSVAPLEVGWQLDQQIWSRCIGAVLVSATMRALNSFSFFCHQAGISQKDDDGVQFLALASPFNYAEQAELIVPKMNNEPQAPQFTDELVEKIPTIIEEGKSNLVLFSSYWQMNKVADELKTKFALKGWHLQTQGEKSRSEILNKHKTLTQSGKTSVLFGTGSFSEGLDLPGELLENLVITKIPFAVPTSPIEQAHAEYIESKGGNAFLQITVPEASKKLIQSAGRLLRKERDCGTLYILDRRIVTKRYGKSLLDSLPPFKRTIEY
- a CDS encoding porin, whose translation is MKKTLVALAVLAAGSAQAGIELYNQDKVTVNMTGDVEVVYKKAETEGAEFQQEIQDADFGFDTRYAVNDDLQIGAYWEFSGDKGQADTGDVYMAFYSQSVGSIKFGKTATALDDAGIGGDYQFGINSFFSNGTPFSGDEAVRYDIDKGTFYGTVAFLQDKNQNNGLGEDGTYFDAKLGARVADFDFTGFVGKAKFKGTTSKTTQKVELDANGDATGNIINQTVTTPFDADETLYALEARYAGVENLNLAAGYYSLDGDAKVPGVDVKTDTFGLSADYTFNAVTVGAGYSRSSTDLANSEDQNNWYLNAAYSLAPSTKAYAEVGGNDADNSQTGIAIGLKAEF
- a CDS encoding YccT family protein, which produces MKKSVITVLLAASSAFGVSAATLTPMNGVSLLYVNGQEAESKIRSNDVESGTTQVVVRMDKKVGRGSSQSVYTSAPYVITFNISGDEVKINHPVARSKQEASAAFRLPEPEWRITQDGNTLSYTVEKLKGRDGAFPYSGISELIADYNEQRGITFSGQPANEGVAATTAAATTAAVASSAPKAEAVKVSKSKTAVASAESTNMEQLQALYLKASKAERKEFRKWMIDQD